The Phyllostomus discolor isolate MPI-MPIP mPhyDis1 chromosome 4, mPhyDis1.pri.v3, whole genome shotgun sequence genome window below encodes:
- the NEU2 gene encoding sialidase-2: MAPCPVLQKETVFRSGTRAYRIPALLHLPQQETLLAFAEERVSKRDEHAELIVLRRGRYDAPTHQVQWHAQEVVAEAQLEGHRSMNPSPLYDEKTGILFLFFIAVPGQVSEHHQLHTKVNLTRLCHVTSTDHGRSWSPARDLTGSAIGPAHKEWATFAVGPGHCLQLRDGAQSLLVPAYAYRNLHAHRRPSPSAFCFISHDHGLTWERGNFVAPDTLECQVAEVGDAKRRVVYLNARSPLHARVQAESTNDGLDFRGIQPVQRLVEPPHGCHGSVVSFPSPRAGSDGSDTWLLYTHPTHPQQRSNLGAYLNTRPPAPAAWSQPALLAEGSCAYSDLQSLGVGPDGSPQFGCLYESDNYEEIVFVMFTLRQAFPAEFPPR, encoded by the exons ATGGCACCCTGCCCGGTCCTGCAGAAGGAGACGGTGTTCCGGTCGGGAACCCGCGCCTACAGAATCCCTGCCCTGCTCCACCTGCCGCAGCAGGAGACGCTGCTGGCCTTCGCGGAGGAGCGGGTCAGCAAGAGGGACGAGCACGCGGAGCTGATCGTCCTGCGCAGGGGCCGCTACGACGCGCCCACCCACCAGGTCCAG TGGCACGCTCAGGAGGTGGTGGCCGAAGCCCAGCTGGAGGGCCACCGGTCCATGAACCCCAGCCCCTTGTATGACGAGAAGACGGggatcctcttcctcttcttcatcgCCGTCCCCGGGCAAGTGTCCGAGCACCACCAGCTCCACACCAAGGTCAACCTGACACGGCTGTGCCACGTCACCAGCACGGACCATGGCAGGTCCTGGAGCCCCGCCAGAGACCTCACGGGCTCGGCCATCGGCCCCGCCCACAAGGAGTGGGCCACATTCGCCGTGGGCCCGGGGCACTGCCTGCAGCTGCGCGACGGGGCGCAGAGCCTGCTGGTGCCCGCCTACGCCTACCGGAACCTGCACGCCCACCGGCGGCCCAGCCCCTCCGCCTTCTGCTTCATCAGCCACGACCACGGGCTCACGTGGGAAAGAGGCAACTTTGTGGCCCCGGACACCCTGGAGTGCCAGGTGGCCGAGGTCGGGGACGCCAAACGGAGGGTGGTGTACCTGAACGCTAGAAGCCCCCTGCACGCCAGGGTCCAGGCCGAGAGCACCAACGACGGGCTCGATTTCAGGGGCATCCAACCGGTGCAGCGGCTCGTGGAGCCTCCCCACGGCTGCCATGGCAGCGTCGTcagcttccccagccccagagcgGGGTCAGACGGCTCGGACACGTGGCTGCTCTACACCCACCCGACCCACCCCCAGCAGAGATCCAACCTGGGCGCCTACCTCAACACGCGGCCGCCGGCCCCCGCCGCCTGGTCCCAGCCCGCCCTGCTGGCCGAGGGCAGCTGCGCCTACTCGGACCTCCAGAGCCTGGGCGTGGGCCCCGATGGCTCGCCCCAGTTTGGGTGTCTGTACGAATCTGACAACTATGAGGAGATCGTCTTCGTCATGTTCACCCTGAGACAGGCCTTCCCTGCTGAATTTCCACCTCGGTGA